One genomic segment of Chelonia mydas isolate rCheMyd1 chromosome 1, rCheMyd1.pri.v2, whole genome shotgun sequence includes these proteins:
- the SH3BP1 gene encoding SH3 domain-binding protein 1 isoform X1, giving the protein MMKRQFNRMRQQLSHPSITGRSQETAELLTEDLLQIEQRIEPAKRAAHNVSKKLQACLQGQCGADMDKRVKKLPLMALSVTMAESFKELDTDSSLGRALEMSCFIQSMLAKVLSEFEITLERDVLQPLNKLSEEELPVILKHKKNLQKLISDWNSIKSRLNQAVKNSSNSAGAGPGPGGSSAAIKLENLKEEEEEVKRRVEQCKDEYMADLYHFSTKEDSYANYFIKLLEIQAQYHRKSLESLDTALAELKETHSQAEPPFSVDTPVSGYYGVPLETHLRTLGREIALPIEACVMMLLASGMREEGLFRLAAGASVLRKLKCSLASGSNALEEFYSDPHAVAGALKSYLRELPQPLMTYELYDDWFKVACFKEPEGRLQSLQDTCSRLPQDNYNNLRYLIRFLAKLAEHQEVNKMTPSNIAIVLGPNLLWSQQSKGDPLQLDMASVSSIQVVGIVEALIQNASTLFPGEIDFNVSGMFTPPTEIKSSEAPPVEEPSPQPLPASTPSLTAGEARRDPEMSSGPVSPKASRTSPEAAGPSADDTARKMKRAAPVRPMVPPPQVQPRTQTPTPQNPPVPESTANPKVFPRRTVSGCVRAPTVPPPLPPQPARRQSRGAPPSPKPTETPKMPPDTMRDEGSAAGQPPAHSSTETAADCTPEIEGPKEPSSPGGSGSSAIPQAMVQSPEND; this is encoded by the exons ATGATGAAGAGGCAGTTCAATCGGATGCGGCAGCAGCTCTCCCATCCCAGCATCACGGGACG ATCCCAAGAAACAGCAGAGCTCCTGACTGAAGACTTGCTGCAG ATAGAGCAGAGAATCGAGCCAGCCAAACGGGCAGCGCACAATGTATCCAAGAAGCTCCAGGCATGCCTGCAGGGGCAGTGCGGGGCCGACATGGACAAACGAGTG AAGAAGCTTCCCTTGATGGCTCTTTCCGTGACTATGGCTGAGAGCTTCAAAGAACTAGACACCGATTCCAGCCTCGG GAGAGCTCTAGAGATGAGCTGCTTCATACAAAGCATGCTGGCCAAAGTCCTGTCTGAGTTTGAAATCACCTTAGAGAGAGACGTCCTACAGCCTCTGAATAAACTGAGTGAG GAGGAGCTGCCTGTCATCCTGAAACATAAGAAGAatcttcagaagctgatctcggACTGGAACTCCATCAAAAGCAG GCTGAACCAAGCTGTCAAGAACTCCAGTAACAGTGCTGGTGCTGGCCCTGGCCCCGGGGGGTCGTCCGCTGCCATCAAACTGGAGAACctgaaggaagaggaagaggaggtgaaGCGAAGGGTGGAGCAGTGTAAG GATGAATACATGGCTGACCTCTATCACTTTTCCACCAAGGAGGACAGCTATGCTAACTACTTCATCAAA CTGCTGGAAATCCAAGCTCAGTACCACCGGAAGTCTCTGGAATCCCTGGATACAGCCTTGGCAGAGCTGAAGGAGACCCACAGCCAGGCAG agCCCCCTTTCTCCGTGGATACCCCAGTGTCGGGGTATTATGGGGTGCCTTTGGAGACGCACCTGAGGACTTTGGGTCGGGAGATTGCCCTTCCCATTGAAGCTTGTGTCATGATGCTGCTGGCGTCGGGCATGAGGGAGGAG GGGCTCTTCAGGTTGGCAGCGGGGGCCTCGGTGCTCAGGAAGCTGAAGTGCAGCTTGGCCAGTGGCTCCAACGCACTGGAGGAATTCTATTCTGACCCACACGCTGTTGCAG GTGCACTGAAATCCTACCTGCGAGAGCTGCCCCAACCCTTGATGACCTATGAACTCTACGATGACTGGTTTAAAGTAGCCTG tTTCAAGGAGCCAGAGGGTCGCCTACAGAGCCTCCAAGACACCTGCAGCCGGCTCCCCCAGGACAACTACAACAACCTGAG GTATTTGATCAGGTTTTTAGCCAAGCTGGCTGAACATCAGGAAGTGAATAAAATGACCCCTAGCAACATCGCCATCGTCCTGGGCCCCAACCTGCTGTGGTCACAGCAGAGCAAAGG AGACCCATTGCAGCTAGACATGGCCTCCGTGTCCTCCATCCAGGTGGTGGGCATCGTGGAGGCCCTGATACAGAATGCCAGCACCCTCTTCCCTGGAG agatagaCTTCAATGTTTCGGGCATGTTCACTCCCCCCACGGAAATCAAATCCAGCGAAGCCCCTCCAGTGGAAGAGCCGTCGCCTCAGCCCCTTCCTGCCAGCACTCCCTCTCTAACAGCTGGAGAAGC CAGAAGAGACCCCGAGATGTCCTCTGGACCAGTCTCCCCAAAGGCGAGCAGAACTTCTCCTGAGGCTGCGGGCCCCTCGGCTGATGACACCGCACGCAAAA TGAAGCGAGCTGCCCCAGTCCGACCCATGGTGCCCCCGCCACAGGTGCAGCCTCGAACCCAAACTCCCACACCTCAGAACCCACCTGTGCCTGAGAGCACTGCCAACCCCAAAGTCTTCCCTCGCCGAACGGTGAGTGGGTGCGTGCGAGCTCCCACTGTCCCACCTCCGCTTCCACCCCAGCCTGCCAGACGCCAGAGTCGAGGTGCTCCGCCGTCCCCCAAGCCTACAGAGACACCCAAGATGCCTCCAGACACCATGAGGGATGAGGGCTCTGCAGCTGGCCAACCTCCTGCACACAGCAGTACAGAAACCGCTGCAGACTGCACCCCAGAGATAGAAGGGCCGAAGGAGCCATCATCTCCAGGAGGGTCAGGCTCTTCAGCCATACCCCAGGCAATGGTCCAGTCCCCAGAAAATGACTGA
- the SH3BP1 gene encoding SH3 domain-binding protein 1 isoform X2 has translation MMKRQFNRMRQQLSHPSITGRSQETAELLTEDLLQIEQRIEPAKRAAHNVSKKLQACLQGQCGADMDKRVKKLPLMALSVTMAESFKELDTDSSLGRALEMSCFIQSMLAKVLSEFEITLERDVLQPLNKLSEEELPVILKHKKNLQKLISDWNSIKSRLNQAVKNSSNSAGAGPGPGGSSAAIKLENLKEEEEEVKRRVEQCKDEYMADLYHFSTKEDSYANYFIKLLEIQAQYHRKSLESLDTALAELKETHSQAEPPFSVDTPVSGYYGVPLETHLRTLGREIALPIEACVMMLLASGMREEGLFRLAAGASVLRKLKCSLASGSNALEEFYSDPHAVAGALKSYLRELPQPLMTYELYDDWFKVACFKEPEGRLQSLQDTCSRLPQDNYNNLRYLIRFLAKLAEHQEVNKMTPSNIAIVLGPNLLWSQQSKGDPLQLDMASVSSIQVVGIVEALIQNASTLFPGEIDFNVSGMFTPPTEIKSSEAPPVEEPSPQPLPASTPSLTAGEARDPEMSSGPVSPKASRTSPEAAGPSADDTARKMKRAAPVRPMVPPPQVQPRTQTPTPQNPPVPESTANPKVFPRRTVSGCVRAPTVPPPLPPQPARRQSRGAPPSPKPTETPKMPPDTMRDEGSAAGQPPAHSSTETAADCTPEIEGPKEPSSPGGSGSSAIPQAMVQSPEND, from the exons ATGATGAAGAGGCAGTTCAATCGGATGCGGCAGCAGCTCTCCCATCCCAGCATCACGGGACG ATCCCAAGAAACAGCAGAGCTCCTGACTGAAGACTTGCTGCAG ATAGAGCAGAGAATCGAGCCAGCCAAACGGGCAGCGCACAATGTATCCAAGAAGCTCCAGGCATGCCTGCAGGGGCAGTGCGGGGCCGACATGGACAAACGAGTG AAGAAGCTTCCCTTGATGGCTCTTTCCGTGACTATGGCTGAGAGCTTCAAAGAACTAGACACCGATTCCAGCCTCGG GAGAGCTCTAGAGATGAGCTGCTTCATACAAAGCATGCTGGCCAAAGTCCTGTCTGAGTTTGAAATCACCTTAGAGAGAGACGTCCTACAGCCTCTGAATAAACTGAGTGAG GAGGAGCTGCCTGTCATCCTGAAACATAAGAAGAatcttcagaagctgatctcggACTGGAACTCCATCAAAAGCAG GCTGAACCAAGCTGTCAAGAACTCCAGTAACAGTGCTGGTGCTGGCCCTGGCCCCGGGGGGTCGTCCGCTGCCATCAAACTGGAGAACctgaaggaagaggaagaggaggtgaaGCGAAGGGTGGAGCAGTGTAAG GATGAATACATGGCTGACCTCTATCACTTTTCCACCAAGGAGGACAGCTATGCTAACTACTTCATCAAA CTGCTGGAAATCCAAGCTCAGTACCACCGGAAGTCTCTGGAATCCCTGGATACAGCCTTGGCAGAGCTGAAGGAGACCCACAGCCAGGCAG agCCCCCTTTCTCCGTGGATACCCCAGTGTCGGGGTATTATGGGGTGCCTTTGGAGACGCACCTGAGGACTTTGGGTCGGGAGATTGCCCTTCCCATTGAAGCTTGTGTCATGATGCTGCTGGCGTCGGGCATGAGGGAGGAG GGGCTCTTCAGGTTGGCAGCGGGGGCCTCGGTGCTCAGGAAGCTGAAGTGCAGCTTGGCCAGTGGCTCCAACGCACTGGAGGAATTCTATTCTGACCCACACGCTGTTGCAG GTGCACTGAAATCCTACCTGCGAGAGCTGCCCCAACCCTTGATGACCTATGAACTCTACGATGACTGGTTTAAAGTAGCCTG tTTCAAGGAGCCAGAGGGTCGCCTACAGAGCCTCCAAGACACCTGCAGCCGGCTCCCCCAGGACAACTACAACAACCTGAG GTATTTGATCAGGTTTTTAGCCAAGCTGGCTGAACATCAGGAAGTGAATAAAATGACCCCTAGCAACATCGCCATCGTCCTGGGCCCCAACCTGCTGTGGTCACAGCAGAGCAAAGG AGACCCATTGCAGCTAGACATGGCCTCCGTGTCCTCCATCCAGGTGGTGGGCATCGTGGAGGCCCTGATACAGAATGCCAGCACCCTCTTCCCTGGAG agatagaCTTCAATGTTTCGGGCATGTTCACTCCCCCCACGGAAATCAAATCCAGCGAAGCCCCTCCAGTGGAAGAGCCGTCGCCTCAGCCCCTTCCTGCCAGCACTCCCTCTCTAACAGCTGGAGAAGC AAGAGACCCCGAGATGTCCTCTGGACCAGTCTCCCCAAAGGCGAGCAGAACTTCTCCTGAGGCTGCGGGCCCCTCGGCTGATGACACCGCACGCAAAA TGAAGCGAGCTGCCCCAGTCCGACCCATGGTGCCCCCGCCACAGGTGCAGCCTCGAACCCAAACTCCCACACCTCAGAACCCACCTGTGCCTGAGAGCACTGCCAACCCCAAAGTCTTCCCTCGCCGAACGGTGAGTGGGTGCGTGCGAGCTCCCACTGTCCCACCTCCGCTTCCACCCCAGCCTGCCAGACGCCAGAGTCGAGGTGCTCCGCCGTCCCCCAAGCCTACAGAGACACCCAAGATGCCTCCAGACACCATGAGGGATGAGGGCTCTGCAGCTGGCCAACCTCCTGCACACAGCAGTACAGAAACCGCTGCAGACTGCACCCCAGAGATAGAAGGGCCGAAGGAGCCATCATCTCCAGGAGGGTCAGGCTCTTCAGCCATACCCCAGGCAATGGTCCAGTCCCCAGAAAATGACTGA